One stretch of Agelaius phoeniceus isolate bAgePho1 chromosome W unlocalized genomic scaffold, bAgePho1.hap1 SUPER_W_unloc_2, whole genome shotgun sequence DNA includes these proteins:
- the LOC143692554 gene encoding olfactory receptor 14J1-like yields MSNSSSIRHFLLLALADTRQLQLLHFCLLLGISLAALLGNGLIISAVACGHHLHTPMFFFLLNLALADLGSICTTVPKAMHNSLWDTSNISYSGCAAQLFFFLFFISAEYFLLTVMCYDRYVSICKPLHYGTLLGSRACAHMAEAAWASAFLNALMHTANTFSLPLCHGNALDQFFCEIPQILKLSCAKSHSRELGLIAFSACLVFGCFVFIVFSYVQIFRAVLRIPSEQGRHKAFSTCLPHLAVVSLFVSTVTFAHLKPPSISSPSLDLAVSVLYSVVPPALNPLIYSLRNQELKDALRKMITLSFQKQ; encoded by the coding sequence atgtccaacagcagctccatcaggcacttcctgctgctggcattggcagacacgcggcagctgcagctcctgcacttctgcctcttgctgggcatctccctggctgccctcctgggcaacggcctcatcatcagcgccgtagcctgcggccaccacctgcacacgcccatgttcttcttcctgctcaacctggccctcgctgacctgggctccatctgcaccactgtccccaaagccatgcacaattccctctgggacaccagcaacatctcctactcaggatgtgctgctcagctctttttctttctcttcttcatctcagcagagtatttcctcctgaccgtgatgtgctacgaccgctacgtgtccatctgcaaacccctgcactacgggaccctcctgggcagcagagcttgtgcccacatggcagaagctgcctgggccagtgcctttctcaatgctctcatgcacacggccaatacattttccctgcccctgtgccatggcaatgccctggacCAGTTCTtttgtgaaatcccacagatcctcaagctctcctgtgcCAAATCCCACTCcagggaacttgggctcatTGCTTTTAGTGCCTGTTTggtatttggttgttttgtgttcattgttttctcctatgttcagatcttcagggctgtgctgaggatcccctctgagcaggggcggcacaaagccttttccacctgcctccctcacctggctgtggtctctctATTTGTCAGCACTGTTacatttgctcacctgaagcccccctccatctcttccccatccctggatctggcagtCTctgttctgtactcagtggtgcctccagccttgaaccccctcatctacagcctgaggaaccaggagctcaaggatgCCCTGAGAAAAATGATTACTTTATCTTTTCAGAAGCAATAA
- the LOC143692565 gene encoding serine/threonine-protein kinase pim-1-like: PLPGRAMPPARPRPRAGLPRARPRPSRRALASARLWPYWRWRCWAGVSAWCGGGIAALRLRLARARPRTRRRVQSRPRLRLLPGPAEDTGGAAAPAASAGASPARAPPLDSAAAGPEPPVPRSKERTPGHGRPGAAEGRSGAVAGPGPSADSRVSPAGKAQEALQERYRVGSLLGRGGFGSVFAATRLSDGAPVAIKRVPRNRVRHWGELPDGSRAPLEVVLQAKVSTGFPGVVQLLEWLELPNHIVMVLERPERCQDLQRFIGARRFLPEEEARALFRQVLEAVRHCTSCGVLHRDIKPENILLDLHTGKAKLIDFGCGTYLQDTAYTHFAGTLSYSPPEWNDFGWYHGEAATIWSLGILLHQMVCGEHPFRRGRNLSWGQLPLPQGLSQECKDLIRWCLSVNSLERPTLEDLFCDPWVQDIPLP; this comes from the exons cccctgccgggccgggccatgcccccggcccgcccccggccccgggcggggctgccccgtgcccggccccggccgtcccgccgcgctctcgcctccgcccggctctggccgtactggcggtggcgctgctgggcgggcgtcagtgcctggtgcgggggcggcatcgccgcccttcggctccgcctggcccgagcccggccccggacccgaCGCAGGGTCCagtcccggccccggctccggctcctcccggggcccgcggaggacacaggcggcgcggccgctcccgccgcctccgctggggcttccccggcccgagctccgccgctcgacagcgcggccgccggccccgagcctcctgtgccgcgttccaaagagcgaacgcctgggcatggccggcccggggcggctgaggggcgctcgggggccgttgctggccccgggccgagcgctgacagccgcgtctcgcccgcagggaaggcgcaggaggccctgcaggagcggtaccgagtgggttcgctgctggggcgcggaggattcggcagcgtcttcgcggccacgcggctctcggacggcgccccg gtggccatcaaaagggtgccacggaaccgcgtccggcactggggcgagctg cccgacggcagcagggccccgctggaggtcgtgctgcaggccaaggtgtccactggcttccctggtgtggtgcagctgctggagtggcttgagctgcccaaccacatcgtgatggtgctggagcggccagagcggtgtcaggacctgcagcgtttcattggggcacggcggttcctgcccgaggaggaggcgcgggcgctgttccgccaggtgctggaggccgtgcggcactgcaccagctgcggggtcctgcaccgcgacatcaagcccgagaacatcctgctcgacCTTCACACTGGGAAGGCCAAactgatcgactttggctgtggcacctacctgcaagacacagcctacacccactttgcag gaacactgtcctacagccccccggaatggaacgactttggctggtaccatggcgaggcagcaacgatctggtccctgggcatcctgctgcaccagatggtctgcggggagcacccgttcaggaggggccggaacctcagctggggccagctcccgctgccacaagggctctctcaag agtgcaaagatctgatcaggtggtgtttatccgtgaactccttggagagacccacattagaagacctgttctgtgatccttgggtgcaggatattcctctgccatag